The following are encoded in a window of Rubellicoccus peritrichatus genomic DNA:
- a CDS encoding right-handed parallel beta-helix repeat-containing protein, with protein sequence MRKGILVLAAILLLFVLGFREIVSSPSSADVALFWDSKVTPLIAEYEDQCGVDESWVPRGNSSCLNSIGVGNPASLRDALRSAGPGTCITIEKGIYDPVRISLSGTAEHPIIIRGSDAVRVIFEGSARDNISITDSKYLILENVSSRGAKRAGISILDSSHIIVRDCVVEDNGYWGIFTGFVSQLLLSGNSSSGSLREHGIYVSNSGDHVTIRNNHVFDNARSGIQLNADASMGGDGIISDTLIEQNTIENNGSDGGAALNLDGVSNSIIRGNIMLGNHGGGIALFRIDGATGSTRNIIYDNRIEQSADGRWCININSGSFGNILFRNYLVTDHDFRGSIVIDDSSRKNFHSFRNLAQGPFSLDGEQNRISLTEWQRAGYGQETKAPAALTGH encoded by the coding sequence ATGAGAAAGGGGATCCTAGTGCTTGCTGCCATTCTTTTACTGTTTGTTCTTGGGTTCAGGGAAATTGTCTCAAGTCCATCGTCGGCTGATGTTGCTCTGTTTTGGGATTCGAAGGTAACGCCACTGATAGCGGAGTATGAGGACCAATGCGGTGTTGATGAGTCTTGGGTTCCTCGGGGGAATTCCTCTTGCTTAAACAGCATTGGGGTTGGCAATCCTGCTTCACTTCGAGATGCGTTGAGGAGTGCTGGTCCTGGAACCTGTATTACGATTGAGAAAGGGATTTATGACCCTGTTCGTATTTCTCTGAGTGGGACAGCTGAGCACCCGATTATTATTCGAGGCAGCGATGCTGTTCGGGTGATTTTTGAAGGATCTGCAAGGGATAACATTAGTATCACTGATTCGAAGTATCTAATTCTGGAGAATGTAAGTTCGCGCGGAGCGAAGCGCGCCGGGATTAGTATTTTAGATTCGAGCCACATAATAGTCAGAGATTGTGTTGTTGAAGATAATGGCTACTGGGGAATATTTACGGGTTTTGTCAGCCAGTTGCTCTTAAGTGGCAATTCATCCAGTGGTTCTCTGCGTGAGCATGGTATTTATGTGTCGAACAGTGGAGATCATGTGACGATTCGAAATAATCACGTCTTCGATAATGCAAGAAGTGGTATTCAGTTGAATGCGGACGCCAGTATGGGCGGTGATGGAATCATTTCTGATACTTTGATAGAGCAAAACACAATTGAGAACAATGGTAGTGATGGCGGTGCCGCGTTAAACTTGGATGGTGTGAGTAATTCTATAATTCGTGGAAATATCATGTTGGGCAATCATGGTGGAGGCATTGCTCTTTTTCGGATTGATGGTGCAACGGGCTCGACGCGTAACATTATATACGACAACCGAATTGAGCAGTCTGCGGATGGTCGTTGGTGCATTAATATCAATTCTGGCAGTTTCGGTAACATTCTATTTAGGAACTATCTTGTGACTGATCATGACTTTCGTGGGTCAATTGTAATAGACGATTCCAGTCGGAAGAATTTTCATTCCTTTCGTAATCTCGCTCAAGGGCCTTTCAGCTTGGATGGTGAGCAAAATCGAATCAGCCTAACCGAATGGCAAAGGGCTGGTTATGGTCAGGAGACAAAAGCACCCGCTGCTTTAACTGGTCACTGA
- a CDS encoding endonuclease/exonuclease/phosphatase family protein yields the protein MVPVPLASLMLFLAWLPALIFWSFRKALVWFVVSLLLVAYIQGFTISLPNYAPGDIRPIRVVGSNRGQNDNNPIKAFVERTQADIVAMQEAGEWELADGELDTESWNVEKDSGYVILSRFPIVSKELLSIAESPGLPANAYGFRAVVELPGERLVAVYTVHMPTFRPLIEILRPYSLWSELRLGNFPWREFSSVVSMLGRERESAINALMGKLAKEPLPVILAGDLNSTPGGFPQRSLAGVLNDTFAEQGFGFGWTFPGKSSHLITGYGPVLRIDYIFASEHFSVHQVEVEPDSGAQHRAVMAELALMP from the coding sequence ATGGTGCCAGTGCCTTTGGCGTCATTGATGCTCTTTCTTGCTTGGTTACCTGCATTGATATTTTGGTCATTTCGAAAGGCATTAGTCTGGTTTGTTGTTTCTTTGCTGCTGGTCGCGTATATTCAGGGTTTTACTATCTCTTTGCCAAATTACGCGCCTGGGGACATTAGGCCCATAAGAGTGGTTGGGAGTAATCGCGGGCAGAATGACAATAATCCAATAAAGGCATTTGTTGAGCGAACACAGGCTGATATTGTGGCAATGCAGGAGGCTGGAGAGTGGGAACTTGCTGATGGTGAGTTGGATACTGAATCGTGGAATGTCGAAAAAGATAGTGGCTATGTCATTTTGAGTAGATTCCCAATCGTGAGTAAGGAGCTTCTTTCCATTGCGGAGAGCCCTGGATTACCTGCAAATGCTTACGGGTTTCGTGCTGTTGTTGAGTTGCCTGGCGAGAGGCTGGTTGCAGTTTATACCGTTCATATGCCTACATTTCGCCCACTTATTGAGATTTTGAGGCCTTACAGTTTGTGGTCTGAGCTGAGGTTGGGGAATTTCCCATGGCGCGAGTTCTCGTCTGTTGTTTCGATGCTGGGCAGGGAAAGGGAATCTGCTATTAATGCGCTTATGGGCAAATTGGCTAAAGAGCCTCTTCCTGTTATTCTGGCTGGAGATTTAAATAGCACTCCAGGCGGATTCCCGCAGCGTAGTCTTGCAGGTGTGCTTAATGACACTTTTGCTGAACAGGGTTTTGGCTTTGGTTGGACTTTCCCGGGTAAGAGTAGCCATTTGATTACGGGTTATGGCCCAGTTCTTCGTATTGACTATATTTTTGCATCAGAGCATTTTTCGGTTCACCAGGTTGAGGTGGAGCCTGATAGTGGTGCACAGCACCGGGCTGTAATGGCAGAGCTAGCCCTTATGCCATGA
- a CDS encoding FecR family protein — MTNLLQQTSVVDRIGRISSMVSSFKKPVAVAILATAGSALFNSALAADGTIKAFLVQGNVKIVDNESGRSTPLKRGQTFGDGFTVITESDSSALLLFSNGSAVNVTPDSSLELKEFTQDSANTNISLQPETSASKTDLKLDYGGIIGEVKKLNPSSSYTVSTPAGSAGIRGTTYEVYYSEATGETTIRTIEGTVVASFEGNVLNVPAGENVQVNESGLGQLAANNPQQTLATQRIMAASLAAGRAGEQAENAAGAAGVLEADARDFGDSAATAAFAQATRDTANLTTLDAITAAANTAEANTVAAFQSIVNNAVGDQPQSDVSRIIKTAGRIAARDVVNGENVQDLNIPNIVSQAERIDNTINTIDTERGAGFENLPIEGIPQSGN; from the coding sequence ATGACAAACTTGCTACAGCAAACATCTGTTGTCGATCGCATCGGTCGTATCAGCTCAATGGTTTCCTCCTTCAAGAAACCTGTAGCCGTCGCAATCCTAGCTACGGCCGGCAGCGCTTTATTCAACTCTGCACTAGCAGCTGATGGAACCATCAAGGCTTTCCTCGTCCAAGGGAATGTAAAGATAGTTGATAATGAAAGCGGACGTTCAACTCCACTGAAAAGGGGTCAGACTTTTGGCGATGGGTTTACTGTAATTACAGAAAGCGATTCATCTGCGCTGCTCCTCTTTTCCAATGGATCAGCAGTAAATGTTACTCCTGACAGCAGCTTAGAGCTAAAAGAATTCACTCAGGATTCAGCGAATACGAATATATCTCTGCAACCGGAAACAAGCGCATCCAAAACAGACCTAAAGCTGGACTACGGTGGCATCATCGGAGAAGTCAAAAAACTGAATCCAAGTTCCTCCTACACCGTTTCCACACCTGCAGGCAGCGCAGGCATTAGAGGAACAACTTACGAAGTTTATTATAGCGAAGCTACCGGCGAGACAACAATCAGAACAATAGAAGGTACTGTTGTCGCAAGCTTTGAAGGAAATGTGCTGAATGTTCCAGCTGGCGAAAACGTCCAAGTGAATGAAAGTGGCTTGGGTCAACTTGCAGCGAATAACCCCCAGCAAACATTGGCCACACAGCGGATCATGGCCGCATCCCTAGCAGCAGGAAGAGCCGGTGAACAAGCAGAGAACGCTGCTGGCGCCGCTGGTGTGCTAGAGGCCGACGCAAGAGATTTTGGTGATTCTGCAGCTACTGCAGCATTTGCTCAAGCAACACGCGATACGGCCAACCTGACAACACTGGATGCCATTACGGCTGCTGCCAATACTGCAGAAGCTAACACGGTGGCCGCCTTCCAATCTATAGTTAACAATGCCGTTGGCGACCAACCGCAATCAGACGTCAGCCGTATTATTAAAACAGCTGGTCGTATCGCAGCGCGTGATGTAGTCAATGGTGAAAATGTCCAGGACCTGAACATTCCAAATATCGTAAGCCAGGCTGAACGTATCGATAATACAATAAACACAATCGATACGGAAAGAGGCGCTGGCTTCGAAAACCTACCTATTGAGGGAATTCCACAAAGCGGGAACTAA
- a CDS encoding polysaccharide biosynthesis/export family protein has product MSPVVKFGLLCIFFAGIVEGLVLHGAETQGTSTQQREVNNTTVNSGDIIQIRIDEDPNFVFRGPVNSSGYIDLPYNIGEFKASGLTYSELENALQKKLTESHYRKATVQAIQIQEAAGQVYVYGAVKEPGIILLPPSGYFTIPQILASVKGLTAWSDPKSAYILRYGENGSKERIPIDISVQIMALEDQAPLEVLENGDELYIPGINQGQGSSLLTNDPIEVIVVGQINSPGIVTFAPGEEATFMRTIFKAGGLTKFARSTQVKLIRYAGSDRSVEIINAEEIIEEGYLDKDVPMNSGDMIIVPQKFINF; this is encoded by the coding sequence ATGTCTCCAGTGGTGAAATTTGGTCTATTATGTATATTCTTCGCAGGAATAGTTGAAGGACTCGTTCTTCATGGTGCCGAAACCCAAGGCACCTCTACGCAACAACGGGAAGTCAACAACACTACCGTAAACTCCGGAGATATTATACAAATACGCATTGATGAGGATCCAAATTTCGTCTTTCGAGGCCCAGTCAACTCATCAGGTTATATAGACCTTCCCTACAACATTGGAGAATTCAAAGCCAGTGGCCTAACTTATAGTGAGCTTGAAAACGCCCTCCAAAAGAAATTAACGGAGAGCCATTACCGTAAAGCGACGGTTCAGGCGATACAGATACAAGAAGCAGCTGGCCAAGTCTATGTTTACGGTGCAGTGAAAGAGCCCGGTATCATCTTATTACCACCATCAGGCTATTTTACAATCCCCCAAATACTGGCTTCTGTAAAAGGGCTAACTGCTTGGTCTGACCCCAAAAGTGCCTATATATTGAGGTATGGCGAAAATGGCTCCAAAGAACGCATTCCAATCGACATAAGCGTGCAAATTATGGCATTGGAAGACCAGGCACCTCTCGAAGTCCTTGAAAATGGTGACGAACTTTACATCCCCGGCATAAACCAAGGTCAGGGAAGTAGTCTTCTTACCAACGACCCAATTGAAGTGATCGTTGTTGGGCAGATAAATAGTCCAGGCATCGTGACATTTGCCCCAGGCGAGGAAGCAACATTTATGCGAACAATTTTCAAAGCAGGCGGCCTTACGAAGTTCGCACGGTCAACGCAAGTTAAACTAATTAGATATGCGGGCTCTGATCGCTCAGTTGAAATCATCAATGCCGAAGAGATCATCGAGGAAGGATATCTGGATAAGGATGTTCCAATGAATTCTGGCGATATGATCATTGTGCCACAGAAATTCATCAACTTCTAA
- a CDS encoding GumC family protein has protein sequence MDLLYILLNNWWIIAICVAITGISAVAYLFWVKPIYRATARVEIFRESRIDTRTKISYYEHLERTLQRQSLLMRSDDLHKELRNKLSEKWSPIVGNKNIAPAFGINEVRESRGTMVDIDVDSINPQYALAYLESMLTSYKAFREQELREVNDNAVTGLRSEEQRVLQDLEEAKTELEEFENDNQVLMVQEREQMDAAFLNQLMARLKAIRMERTILENQHEEILNADAVTIREALEMTRQTQQRSSVTSVPSNSSKTNNSANDSSSSNWVNAESVVAADSGDIAAVIDWEQQEEQLADMENAYKQKLEVFLPTHPEMIAMKAKIDGLTLNLQRKADVALKRFHARFQALKMQEEGIEEALSDFNQEHSLSAERRNRYHQLKSRVSHLQKKYNLVYSRLLENSSTPDSFFMRVIKPAHVIGKPISPQKAKILIVALGFGFALGGGIILLRVLLKPEELRVDILEADLHIPCVATIPNWEEVLKPANYNPEFDIFVVKRGVNQAATEIYRGFRHKLDSFSSKREKVCLAVTSPKRGDGKTFNTLNLAVPYAWDGRKVLVIDGDFRRARLTNVVLGERPEKGFTDCLLNPSIKPIDRVQPIANSGIDILPAGKFDETVPEKTKTQLMQSFIAELHQHYDIILIDTAPVNIIVETVQICRAVDGVILFSDANGSRVELRHAMRDLQGIKILGFCLNGVTRERVGAAYGNYGGYASYGSDEAYLAGNEEAAMGLKKSGRTTRAPWSKKTLQS, from the coding sequence ATGGACTTGCTCTATATTCTTCTGAATAACTGGTGGATTATAGCCATCTGTGTCGCAATCACGGGTATTAGTGCCGTAGCTTACCTATTTTGGGTAAAGCCAATATACAGAGCAACAGCCAGAGTTGAAATTTTTCGCGAAAGCCGAATCGATACACGCACTAAAATCTCCTATTATGAGCATTTAGAGCGCACATTACAGCGCCAATCACTCCTGATGCGAAGTGATGACCTCCATAAGGAACTACGCAACAAGCTTTCGGAGAAATGGAGCCCCATTGTAGGCAACAAAAACATAGCGCCTGCCTTTGGCATAAACGAAGTACGGGAGTCAAGGGGGACCATGGTGGATATCGATGTGGACTCGATCAACCCACAATATGCACTGGCTTATCTCGAAAGCATGCTAACAAGTTACAAAGCTTTTCGAGAACAAGAACTACGTGAAGTAAATGATAACGCAGTCACTGGTTTACGCTCAGAAGAGCAAAGGGTCCTACAAGATCTAGAAGAGGCAAAGACTGAACTAGAGGAATTCGAAAATGACAATCAAGTCCTAATGGTTCAAGAGCGGGAACAGATGGATGCAGCATTTCTCAACCAACTAATGGCACGCCTCAAAGCCATTCGTATGGAGCGTACGATCCTCGAAAATCAACACGAAGAAATCCTTAACGCAGATGCTGTTACAATCAGAGAAGCCCTTGAGATGACACGTCAGACTCAACAAAGAAGCTCTGTCACTTCAGTCCCAAGCAATAGTTCGAAAACGAATAATTCTGCGAACGATTCCTCTTCGTCCAACTGGGTCAATGCCGAATCGGTTGTCGCAGCAGACTCAGGAGACATTGCTGCTGTCATCGATTGGGAGCAACAGGAGGAGCAATTGGCTGATATGGAGAATGCCTACAAGCAAAAGTTAGAGGTCTTCCTTCCAACACATCCTGAAATGATCGCAATGAAGGCCAAGATTGATGGCCTTACACTCAACCTTCAAAGAAAAGCAGATGTCGCGCTAAAAAGATTCCACGCTCGTTTTCAAGCGTTGAAGATGCAAGAAGAAGGTATTGAAGAAGCGCTTAGTGACTTCAACCAAGAACATAGCCTGTCAGCCGAACGCAGAAATCGTTATCATCAATTAAAATCAAGAGTCAGCCACTTACAAAAGAAATACAATCTAGTTTATTCACGCCTACTGGAAAACTCCAGTACCCCTGATTCCTTCTTCATGCGGGTAATTAAACCTGCCCATGTAATAGGTAAACCCATAAGCCCGCAAAAGGCAAAGATCCTCATCGTAGCATTGGGATTTGGCTTCGCACTGGGCGGAGGCATTATTTTACTTCGCGTGCTGCTCAAACCTGAAGAACTGCGAGTAGATATACTGGAAGCCGATTTACATATCCCTTGTGTCGCAACCATACCGAATTGGGAAGAAGTTCTTAAACCAGCTAATTATAACCCTGAATTTGACATCTTTGTCGTTAAACGCGGTGTTAATCAGGCAGCCACAGAGATATATAGAGGCTTTCGCCACAAACTTGATTCATTCAGCAGCAAGCGAGAGAAGGTATGTTTAGCTGTAACATCTCCCAAGCGCGGTGATGGAAAAACTTTCAATACACTCAACCTTGCAGTCCCATATGCATGGGACGGACGCAAAGTGCTAGTTATAGATGGTGATTTTCGTCGAGCACGATTGACCAATGTCGTACTTGGAGAGCGTCCTGAAAAGGGTTTTACCGATTGCTTACTCAACCCTTCAATTAAGCCCATTGACAGGGTTCAACCGATTGCAAATAGCGGCATTGACATATTGCCTGCTGGAAAATTCGACGAAACTGTTCCAGAGAAAACGAAAACCCAACTCATGCAGTCATTTATTGCAGAGTTGCATCAACACTACGACATCATCCTAATCGATACTGCGCCTGTGAACATCATTGTCGAAACAGTGCAAATCTGTAGAGCCGTTGATGGAGTCATATTGTTTTCTGATGCCAACGGCTCCAGAGTCGAATTGCGTCATGCAATGCGAGATTTACAAGGAATTAAGATCCTCGGCTTTTGCCTCAATGGAGTAACACGAGAAAGGGTTGGGGCCGCGTATGGCAATTACGGAGGATACGCAAGCTATGGATCTGATGAAGCCTATCTAGCCGGCAACGAGGAGGCAGCAATGGGACTTAAGAAAAGCGGGCGTACAACTAGAGCTCCATGGAGTAAGAAAACCCTACAATCATAG